In a genomic window of Anoxybacter fermentans:
- a CDS encoding GTPase, which translates to MSRCLVIGMPNVGKTCFTLNFAEYLGLKQIRMTIKQPAGYMATYTYEIDEAREELISPEPNRTRSLYSVNLELPLRKSKGSLTLIDSCGLADGIHPDYEVRRAMAQTIRKIRESEIVLHLIDLSKIIENEEMKIPLIDQMIMNYISSYQAYAILANKIDLKGTERGIKFLKKELEKVLIIPISALYQMGFREVKSFVWRNL; encoded by the coding sequence ATGTCAAGATGTCTAGTTATTGGTATGCCTAACGTTGGTAAGACCTGTTTTACCTTAAATTTTGCTGAATATTTGGGTTTAAAGCAAATACGTATGACAATCAAACAACCTGCTGGTTATATGGCAACCTATACATATGAAATTGATGAAGCAAGAGAAGAATTAATTTCACCAGAACCCAACAGAACCCGTTCTCTTTATTCTGTGAACTTGGAACTGCCGTTAAGAAAAAGTAAGGGTAGTTTAACATTAATTGATAGTTGCGGTCTAGCTGATGGAATACATCCAGATTATGAAGTCAGGCGGGCAATGGCCCAGACAATCAGAAAAATCAGAGAAAGTGAGATTGTCCTACATCTCATAGATCTGTCTAAAATTATAGAAAACGAAGAAATGAAAATTCCTTTAATAGATCAGATGATAATGAACTATATAAGTTCATATCAGGCTTATGCAATTCTTGCCAATAAAATCGACCTCAAAGGAACAGAACGGGGAATTAAATTCCTTAAAAAAGAACTGGAAAAAGTACTGATCATTCCCATCTCTGCACTTTATCAGATGGGGTTTCGCGAGGTGAAAAGTTTTGTTTGGCGTAATCTTTAA
- a CDS encoding AAA family ATPase: MPRKRKYNNSMTNEILHRLENGEITITKAFNLLNQTTVLDYTTKIYDNNENPNQLEELLAELDGLIGLKKVKKLIHEYRAFIEIQKRRQHVGLKTEPLVMHMIFKGNPGTGKTTVARILSKILKELGVLEKGHMIEAERADLVGEYIGHTAQKTRKMIQKALGGVLFIDEAYSLARGGERDFGKEAIDTMVKALEDYKNSLVIILAGYPKEMDEFLITNPGLKSRFPLQLNFEDYTLKELIAIGEKLALDRDYKFTLEAKTYLYQLLLTLQAKGELESGNARTVRNIIERAIRSQAVRLLNQEEYRREELMYLKREDLEKGVEECQDV, encoded by the coding sequence ATGCCTCGCAAAAGAAAATATAACAACAGTATGACTAATGAAATTCTTCATCGACTGGAGAATGGGGAGATTACCATTACTAAAGCATTTAATTTGCTAAATCAAACAACTGTTCTGGACTATACTACAAAAATATATGATAATAATGAAAATCCTAATCAGTTAGAAGAACTATTGGCCGAACTAGATGGGTTAATTGGATTAAAGAAAGTTAAAAAACTCATCCACGAATATAGGGCTTTTATTGAAATTCAGAAACGCCGCCAACATGTGGGATTAAAAACTGAACCTTTAGTTATGCACATGATCTTTAAAGGAAATCCTGGTACAGGTAAAACCACTGTGGCACGAATTTTGAGTAAAATATTGAAAGAATTAGGGGTTTTAGAAAAAGGCCATATGATTGAAGCTGAAAGGGCTGATTTAGTAGGTGAATATATAGGTCATACTGCTCAAAAAACCCGTAAAATGATTCAAAAGGCTCTTGGAGGAGTACTATTTATTGATGAAGCCTATTCCCTGGCCCGGGGAGGAGAACGGGATTTTGGTAAAGAAGCCATTGATACTATGGTTAAGGCTTTAGAAGATTATAAAAATTCGCTTGTTATCATCCTTGCCGGATATCCTAAAGAGATGGACGAATTTCTCATTACAAATCCAGGGCTCAAATCCCGATTTCCTCTACAACTAAATTTCGAAGATTATACTTTAAAAGAGTTGATTGCTATTGGAGAAAAATTAGCCCTTGATAGAGATTATAAATTTACACTTGAAGCTAAAACTTATCTTTATCAGCTACTCTTAACTTTACAGGCTAAAGGTGAACTGGAATCAGGAAATGCCCGTACTGTGCGTAATATTATCGAAAGAGCGATCCGAAGTCAGGCAGTAAGACTTCTTAATCAGGAAGAATACCGACGTGAAGAGCTGATGTATCTTAAGCGCGAGGATCTGGAAAAAGGGGTGGAAGAATGTCAAGATGTCTAG